Below is a genomic region from Mucilaginibacter auburnensis.
GGAAGAGCTAATGCATATTGCTACCTGCCGTTTAATGAGCATGATGGGATTTTACGAACTGGAAGGATTGGATCAGGATGGCTGGCCGCACTGGAAATTGATTAAGCAAATACCTAATTATACCTTATTGGAACAGGAACTGCTGATGAAATCATTAATAATTAACTATTTTGAGGAGTTGGAAGGATGAGAAAATTAGCTACCCTTGTTGTACTATGTTTATTGACCTTTTCAGCATTCGCCAAAAAGCCTAACTACTATGTAAGGATAAAAACGGCCTACGGCGAATGCATTATACGTTTGTATAATGAAACCCCACAACACCGTGACAACTTTATCAAATTAGTAAAAAAGGGGCATTACAACGGCACACTGTTTCACAGGGTTATTCAAAACTTTATGATACAAGGCGGCGACCCCGACTCTAAAGATCCTAACAAAAACAAGCAGGGCATGGAGTTAGGCAATGGTGATGTAGGCTATACTGTTCCGGCGGAATTTAAAGATAGCCTCTTTCATAAACGCGGCGTTTTGGCCGCAGCAAGAGATGACATCCCCAGTAAAGCATCAAGTGGCTGCCAGTTTTACATTGTAGAAGGGAAACGCTTTACCGATGCCGAACTTGACAAACTGATTGAAACGCGTTTAAAAGGCAGACAAATACCGGCGTCGCAAAGGGCAATGTATACTTCTGTTGGCGGCTCACCGCATTTAGATCAAAACTATACCGTATACGGCGAAGTAGTGAGCGGCATTGATATGGTTGACCGCGTTGCGGCAGTAAAAAAGGATGCTAAAGACAGGCCTATTACCGATGTACCCATGACGGTTTCCCTCCTTAAAAAAAGAGAATGCAAGCAGTTGGATAAGATCCTAAACCTTGCGCGCTAAGCCACCTTTAATTCGGATTTCGGATGTGAGATTTCGGAATCATTTATTTTTATAACTTCTCAAATCCGATATCGAAAATCCGACATCCAAAATCATGAAGATAATCACCTATAACGTTAACGGCATCCGCTCTGCCATTAATAAAAACTGGCTGGCCTGGCTGCAGGCTACCAATGCTGATGTTGTTTGTCTGCAGGAAATTAAAGCTACGCCGGATGTATTGACCGACCTGCATTTGGTTGAAGCTTTAGGCTACCACCACTACTGGTTCCCTGCCGAAAAGAAAGGTTACAGCGGTGTTGCTATTTTAACCAAACGCGTACCTAATCATATTGAATACGGCTGCGGCATACCCGATTTTGACCGCGAGGGTCGTAACATACGTGTTGATTTTGATGAAGTATCTGTAATGAGTGTTTATTTCCCGTCCGGTTCAAGCGGAGAGGAAAGGCAGATATTTAAGTTCCGTTTTCTGGACGAATTTGGCAAGTATTTAACCCTGCTTAAAGTTGAACATCCGCGGCTTGTTATCTGCGGCGATTATAATATATGCCATCGTCCTATTGATATCCATAACCCAAAATCTAATGCCAACTCATCAGGTTTCTTGCCTGAGGAGCGCGAGTGGATGGAGAACTTTATCGAATCTGGATTTATTGACACCTTCAGGCATCTCAACAAAGAGCCGCATAATTATACATGGTGGAGCTTTAGAGCCAATGCCCGCGCTAAAAACCTGGGCTGGCGCATTGATTACACCATGGCGAGTAAAGAACTGGAAGAAAACATAAAACGGGTAGCCATTTTACCGGAGGCCAAGCATTCAGATCATTGCCCGGTTTTACTGGAGATTGAGTTCCCCTTGACCCCCTAAGGAGGAACGTAACCGAAAGCAATATTAAGTGTAACATTTCCCCATTCTCGTCGTCCAATTTTTAACCAAACCCTATGTTTATGAATTGGAATGCAAAATTTTTTACAAAAAAAACCGGACAGTCAAAAGCTAAAAAAAGCAAAGCCCGTGAATGGTTTGACGCATTGGTTTTCGCGCTGGTGGTTTCAACTGTTATACGCGGGTTACTGTTTTCTGCTTATGCTATTCCTTCCGGATCAATGGAAGGCACGCAACTTCCCGGCGATTACTTATTTGTGAGCAAAATAAGCTACGGACCACGCTTAGCCATTACTCCCTTTGCCATACCTTTTACCGAACCTGTTGTTGGTGGTGTAAAAACTTATTGGAGCGGCATTCAGCTGCCTTACTTTCGCTTGCCGGGGTTCTCGTCACCAAAAAAAGGCGACATCGTAGTTTTTAACAAACCCGACGAAGCAGGGCCCGAATATAACATACCTACAGATGAACGTACCACCCTCATTAAACGCTGCCAGGCAACACCCGGTGATGTGCTAAGCATAATTAATGGCCAGGTTTTCATTAATGGTAAGGCTATGGTTAATGCGCCAAAGGCACAAACATCATACGCGGTAGTGACAGATGGTTCTGACCTCAATCCTAAGCTATTAGAAGATATGCGCATCACTATACGCGGCCAGTATGCCAACAACGGCTTTGAAATGGTTATTCCGGCCGACCAACTTGCTGCTTTCAAAAGCATCAGTAACATAAAAAGTGTTACGCCTGTTGTGGCAACTGCGGGGACTTTTGATCCGGAAGTATTTCCGCACAATGAGCAATTTAAATGGAACGTAGACAATTTCGGTCCGCTAAAAATGCCTGCCAAAGGCTGGACCGTTGCATTGAACGATTCTACCCTTACACTCTATCGCCGTGCTATTGAAATTTACGAGGGCAATACGGTCAATGTAAAAGGGAAAGACATTTTCATCAACGGCAAAAAAACCACGTCTTACACCTTTAAAATGAACTATTACTGGATGATGGGTGACAACCGTCACGACTCGCTTGATTCGCGTTTTTGGGGCTACGTACCCGAAGACCACATTATAGGTAAAGCCAAACTAACCTGGTGGAGTACCGACTCAACCAAAAACATTTTAAGCGGCATAAGGTGGGACAGGTTAATGCGACCAATAAATTGATAATGTTCATTTAAACAAAGAGAGCCTGTTTAGGCTCTCTCTGTCTGCAATTAATTATTTACAAAATTTGCTGTAAAGTATTGTTTTATATGTACAGTATCCCGCAGGTTAGAAAAAGCATAAGGTACACGTATTATTTTTGCTTCTATCAACCACTTAGCTTTATCGGCAGGCAAACCCGGTGTAGTATTTATACCTGTTATCTGGCCATCAACAGGCATCATTTCAACCATGTTACAACTTGGGCAAATGTCGAGCACCAAAACATTTCCGTCTTGTATACCTGCTTTACCTATTGTAAAACTATTGGTCACCATTGGAGCTTTGATAAAGGTTTTTTGAGTAAGCGGACCTTTCTTTACCTCGCTCCAAAATACACGGTATTCTCCGCTTTTTAAGGTATATCCCGGCACCTGCACATCAGCACTTTCGGTGAATAAAAACTGGCAGCCTGTACAGGTGGTTAGGTCAGACTTAGGACTAACGGTTTTGTCTTTACATGCAGTAAATAGCGCAACACCGGCAAATAACAGGGCGATAGATTTTTTAAATGTCTTCATTGGTTTTTAGTTTTTGTTGATGAAACGAATACACATCAACAAAGCGCTACACAAACCTATGTTAAGCTTTTGTTAAAAAAAAACAGAGATGCGAATAGATCGTGTCTCTGTTTTTAAGCTTGATTGCCTATTAAAGCGAAATTTATTTCTTCAGTCCTATTTCTCTCAAACGCTCATCCAGATATTCTCCTGCGGTGATATCGCTGTAAGCTTTTGGGTGTTCCGCATCAATGGTCGACGGTAATGAGGTAAGGTCCATATCGGCCTTTGGGTGTAAGAAAAACGGCACTGAAAAACGTGAAAACTTCATTAGTTCACGCGGGGGATTAACTACACGGTGTGTTGTTGATTTGAGCTTATTGTTGGTAAGCCTTTGCAGCATATCGCCCACATTCACTACCAGGTCTTCGCCGTGCGCTTTTACCGGATACCAGCTGCCTTCGCGGGTAAGTACTTCTAAACCATCTGCGCTGGCTCCAATCAACAGGGTTATCAAATTAATATCCTCGTGTGCGCCCGCTCTTACGGCATCGGCAGGTACAGCGTCGGGGTTCTCTATCGGGAAGTAATGCAACGTCCGTAAAATAGAATTACCATTATGTACCTTATCATCAAAATAATGTTCATCCAAGCCCAGATAAACCGCAATGGCACGGAGCAGGTTAATCCCTATATTTTCTAATTTTCGGTATATGTTTAATGTTACCTCGTTAAATTCAGGCAATTCTTTAACTACCAGATTATCCGGATAATCGTCTTTGCTTACTTCAGCATCGGTAATGGTTTGCCCAATTTGCCAAAACTCTTTCAGATCAGGGGTTTTAAAGCCTTTTGCAGTTTCCTTACCTTTTCCTGTGTAACCACGCTGCCCGGCTAATTCGGGTATCTCGTATGTTGACTTCACTTCATCCGGCAAAGCAAAAAGCGCTTTAACCTGCTTATAAAGGTTATCAATCATCTCTTTGCTCAGCCCATGGTTGGTTATGGTTACAAAGCCTGTTTCGTTAAAAGCTTTGCCTATCTCGTCAGAAAACTGCTTGCGTTGGGCAGCATCGCCATTTAAATAATTATTGAGATCCAGCAGGGGGATGTTTACAGTACTCATTTCAGTTAATGTTTAATTACAAGTAAAAATATCATTTTAAAAACACATTGTATAGCGGCTAAATGTACTTATATAGTAATACAACTTAAGCGCACTAAACGTTTTGTTATTTATCGGGTCATACATGCAACAACACATATAAGCCTGAATTAATTTTAAACATAAAACAATGAAGATCTTAAATAAAATATGGGGAATAGGCCTTTTAGCATTGTTGCTAACGGCATTTAGTCCGCGCCAGGCCTCGGCGCAGGGAGGGTACGTGTCTAACCAGGTATTTTACGATGAGCTTTCGCCTTATGGCACCTGGGTTTATGATGACCGGTATGGAGATGTATGGATACCCGATGCAGAAGAAGGCTTTAGTCCTTATGGCTCAAGGGGACACTGGGTTTTGACCGAATATGGCAACACATGGGTATCTGACTATCCATGGGGATGGGCTACATTCCATTATGGCCGATGGTTTTTTGACGATTATTATGGCTGGATGTGGGTGCCCGATAACGAATGGGGACCAGCATGGGTGAACTGGCGCCAGGGTGGTGGTTATTATGGATGGGCTCCTTTAAGCCCGGGCATCAATATTAACGTATCAATTGGCAGTAATTACAACGTACCAGATTATTACTGGAACTATGCCCCCGAAGTTTACATAAACAGCCCCCGTATTTATGATTATTATGTGCCCCGCACACAGGTGGTAAGAATAATTAACAGAACTACCATAATTAACAATACAGTGGTTATTAACAACCGCAATTACATTGGCGGACCAAGATATGACGATATACGCAGGGTAACCAGAAACGCACCCCAAATTTACAGGGTGAACGATTCACGCAGACCGGGTGCTATTAATGTAAATAACAATACCGTTAATATTTATCGCCCTAATATCACCATAAACAAAAACGCGCGACCTTCTCGGGTAGTTGACGGAAGAGCTTACAGAGATGCCAACCCGGGCAACAGGATAGCGGTAAGTAACAGGCGCGGCATTGAAAATAACAGAGCAAATACCGAAAAGCTTATTCAAGCTGCACGCAGCGAAAAACCCGATGACAAATTTGTGCGCGTAAATAATGACAGCAGACGCGGCATGCCACGCAGTAATGATAATAACAGGGATGCGGGCAGCCCTAACCGCAACAATGGCACTCCCGACAACAGCTCATGGAATGGCCGCGGAGGCCAGGGCAGGCAACCATCGGATCAGCAAAATGATCAAAACCCGGCCCGCAGGCAACAGTCGGAAGAGCAAATGCAGCAACGCGAAGCAAGACGCCAGCAAATGGATCAGAACCGCACGCCCCGTGGTTTAGATGCGGGGCAGGATCAGCCGCAGCGTGACCAGCAAAACCAGGAGCGTGAGCAGCGTCGTCAACAAATGCAGCAGCAATGGAATCAACAACGCCAGCAACAAGGGCAGCAAGATCAGCAACGCCAACAGCAGCAACAAATGCAGGAGCAGCAACGACGCGGACAAGAGCAACAACAGCGCCAGCAACAACAGCAAATGGATCAGCAGCTTCAGCAGCAGCAAATGCAAGACCAGCAACGTCAACAGCAACAACGTCAGCAGCAGCAAGATCAACAACGCCAACAGCAGATGGAACAGCAAAGACGCGGACAAGAGCA
It encodes:
- a CDS encoding DUF6600 domain-containing protein, which translates into the protein MKILNKIWGIGLLALLLTAFSPRQASAQGGYVSNQVFYDELSPYGTWVYDDRYGDVWIPDAEEGFSPYGSRGHWVLTEYGNTWVSDYPWGWATFHYGRWFFDDYYGWMWVPDNEWGPAWVNWRQGGGYYGWAPLSPGININVSIGSNYNVPDYYWNYAPEVYINSPRIYDYYVPRTQVVRIINRTTIINNTVVINNRNYIGGPRYDDIRRVTRNAPQIYRVNDSRRPGAINVNNNTVNIYRPNITINKNARPSRVVDGRAYRDANPGNRIAVSNRRGIENNRANTEKLIQAARSEKPDDKFVRVNNDSRRGMPRSNDNNRDAGSPNRNNGTPDNSSWNGRGGQGRQPSDQQNDQNPARRQQSEEQMQQREARRQQMDQNRTPRGLDAGQDQPQRDQQNQEREQRRQQMQQQWNQQRQQQGQQDQQRQQQQQMQEQQRRGQEQQQRQQQQQMDQQLQQQQMQDQQRQQQQRQQQQDQQRQQQMEQQRRGQEQQQRQQQMDQQRQQQQQQMQRDQQRQQQMDQQRRGQEQQQRQQQQQMEQQRQQQQRQQQQDQQRQQQMEQQRQQQQQQPGGDGGGRGRRGIGR
- a CDS encoding peptidylprolyl isomerase — encoded protein: MRKLATLVVLCLLTFSAFAKKPNYYVRIKTAYGECIIRLYNETPQHRDNFIKLVKKGHYNGTLFHRVIQNFMIQGGDPDSKDPNKNKQGMELGNGDVGYTVPAEFKDSLFHKRGVLAAARDDIPSKASSGCQFYIVEGKRFTDAELDKLIETRLKGRQIPASQRAMYTSVGGSPHLDQNYTVYGEVVSGIDMVDRVAAVKKDAKDRPITDVPMTVSLLKKRECKQLDKILNLAR
- a CDS encoding exodeoxyribonuclease III codes for the protein MKIITYNVNGIRSAINKNWLAWLQATNADVVCLQEIKATPDVLTDLHLVEALGYHHYWFPAEKKGYSGVAILTKRVPNHIEYGCGIPDFDREGRNIRVDFDEVSVMSVYFPSGSSGEERQIFKFRFLDEFGKYLTLLKVEHPRLVICGDYNICHRPIDIHNPKSNANSSGFLPEEREWMENFIESGFIDTFRHLNKEPHNYTWWSFRANARAKNLGWRIDYTMASKELEENIKRVAILPEAKHSDHCPVLLEIEFPLTP
- a CDS encoding isopenicillin N synthase family dioxygenase gives rise to the protein MSTVNIPLLDLNNYLNGDAAQRKQFSDEIGKAFNETGFVTITNHGLSKEMIDNLYKQVKALFALPDEVKSTYEIPELAGQRGYTGKGKETAKGFKTPDLKEFWQIGQTITDAEVSKDDYPDNLVVKELPEFNEVTLNIYRKLENIGINLLRAIAVYLGLDEHYFDDKVHNGNSILRTLHYFPIENPDAVPADAVRAGAHEDINLITLLIGASADGLEVLTREGSWYPVKAHGEDLVVNVGDMLQRLTNNKLKSTTHRVVNPPRELMKFSRFSVPFFLHPKADMDLTSLPSTIDAEHPKAYSDITAGEYLDERLREIGLKK
- the lepB gene encoding signal peptidase I, with amino-acid sequence MNWNAKFFTKKTGQSKAKKSKAREWFDALVFALVVSTVIRGLLFSAYAIPSGSMEGTQLPGDYLFVSKISYGPRLAITPFAIPFTEPVVGGVKTYWSGIQLPYFRLPGFSSPKKGDIVVFNKPDEAGPEYNIPTDERTTLIKRCQATPGDVLSIINGQVFINGKAMVNAPKAQTSYAVVTDGSDLNPKLLEDMRITIRGQYANNGFEMVIPADQLAAFKSISNIKSVTPVVATAGTFDPEVFPHNEQFKWNVDNFGPLKMPAKGWTVALNDSTLTLYRRAIEIYEGNTVNVKGKDIFINGKKTTSYTFKMNYYWMMGDNRHDSLDSRFWGYVPEDHIIGKAKLTWWSTDSTKNILSGIRWDRLMRPIN